One part of the Sphingopyxis sp. PAMC25046 genome encodes these proteins:
- a CDS encoding lytic transglycosylase domain-containing protein codes for MGALSRAAAALALALAFGYAPGLAAAESDWRAHVGEAAARFGLPEAWVLRVIEAESGGRTHLGGKPITSHAGAMGLMQVMPATWANLRARYRLGPDPYDARDNIVAGTAYLREMYDRFGYPGLFAAYNAGPGRYGDYLARRRPLPRETREYVAKITGGVPARRGAYAARDGVRAVAAGPIDPIFLSRRAVPARASLVNNDALETSPAQRAGDQRDVAGAPAESLFLLRKPAPADEP; via the coding sequence ATGGGCGCGCTGAGCCGCGCGGCGGCGGCCTTGGCGCTTGCGCTGGCGTTCGGATACGCCCCGGGCCTTGCCGCCGCCGAAAGCGACTGGCGCGCCCATGTCGGCGAGGCCGCCGCGCGCTTCGGCCTTCCCGAAGCGTGGGTGCTGCGGGTCATCGAGGCCGAGAGCGGCGGCCGCACGCACCTCGGAGGCAAGCCGATCACCAGCCACGCCGGGGCCATGGGGCTGATGCAGGTCATGCCTGCGACATGGGCGAACCTGCGCGCGCGCTACCGGCTCGGACCAGACCCGTACGATGCGCGCGACAATATCGTCGCGGGTACCGCCTATCTTCGCGAAATGTACGATCGCTTCGGATATCCGGGGCTCTTCGCTGCCTATAATGCCGGACCCGGACGCTACGGCGACTATCTCGCGCGGCGGCGCCCGCTGCCGCGCGAGACGCGCGAATATGTCGCAAAGATCACCGGCGGGGTGCCCGCGCGGCGTGGCGCGTACGCGGCGCGTGATGGGGTGCGAGCCGTCGCGGCGGGCCCGATCGATCCGATTTTCCTCTCGCGCCGAGCCGTTCCGGCCCGCGCATCTCTCGTAAATAACGACGCGCTCGAAACGAGCCCGGCGCAGCGCGCAGGAGACCAGCGGGATGTCGCCGGGGCGCCGGCGGAATCGCTCTTCCTGCTGCGCAAACCGGCACCGGCCGATGAACCGTAA
- a CDS encoding nucleotidyltransferase and HEPN domain-containing protein has protein sequence MSARFLAEMKSEIDHLPSKQQDELERIKLVLMEEFARSIERSTKDVKRNGKILKIILFGSYARSDWVDEPENGYQSDFDILIIVSHADLTDIADHWYLAEDKILRDPAIGRTLNIIVHTLDEVNRALGRGEYFWVDILRDGIMLYELPNHALAVPKPLTPADAYEMAAGYFEECLPAIDVQLATVDFQVGRGNDDLVWRKAAAFTLHQAVERAYACYLLTNTFYFPRSHNIKFLRSLAEDREPRLVEAWPRENKLGRRRFELLKRAYVEARYSSSYTIAADDLEALAAAATRLRDIVGQICRERVDALKSQAGL, from the coding sequence ATGTCGGCCAGATTCCTCGCTGAAATGAAATCAGAAATCGACCATCTTCCCTCCAAGCAGCAGGACGAACTCGAGCGCATCAAGTTGGTGCTGATGGAGGAGTTCGCGCGCTCGATCGAGCGCTCGACGAAGGACGTCAAGCGCAACGGCAAGATCCTGAAGATCATCCTGTTCGGAAGCTATGCGCGCAGCGACTGGGTCGATGAGCCCGAGAATGGCTACCAGTCCGATTTTGACATCCTGATCATCGTCAGTCACGCCGACCTGACCGACATCGCCGATCACTGGTATCTCGCCGAGGATAAGATCCTGCGCGACCCGGCGATCGGCCGAACGCTCAACATCATCGTGCACACGCTCGACGAAGTGAATCGCGCGCTTGGTCGCGGCGAATATTTCTGGGTCGATATCCTGCGCGACGGCATCATGCTTTACGAGCTGCCGAACCATGCGTTGGCGGTTCCCAAACCGCTCACGCCGGCTGACGCTTACGAGATGGCGGCGGGGTATTTTGAAGAATGTCTACCGGCCATCGACGTTCAATTGGCAACGGTCGATTTTCAAGTCGGGCGCGGGAATGATGACCTCGTTTGGCGCAAGGCGGCAGCGTTCACCCTTCACCAAGCTGTGGAGCGTGCCTACGCTTGCTACTTGTTGACCAACACCTTTTATTTTCCTCGCTCTCACAACATCAAGTTTCTCCGATCCTTGGCTGAGGACCGCGAGCCGCGGCTCGTCGAAGCTTGGCCGCGCGAGAACAAACTCGGCCGACGGCGCTTCGAACTATTGAAGCGCGCGTATGTGGAGGCGCGCTATTCGTCGAGCTATACGATAGCAGCCGATGACCTGGAAGCGCTCGCCGCGGCCGCGACGAGGCTTCGAGATATCGTCGGGCAAATTTGCCGCGAACGAGTCGACGCGTTGAAATCTCAGGCTGGCCTCTGA
- the rlxS gene encoding relaxase/mobilization nuclease RlxS (I built this because a sul1 chimera in AMR looks like the C-terminus.), translated as MSGEDEFEPRLGKMRATRGRRASKYLGRILSAGAVVASATATRRARFDGSRIGRGAATGRLLASRRAGTRNAARRVIVKCRLVRLGGKGLAAAGAHLKYIQRDGVTREGQPGELYSAVEDIADGKSFIERGAGDRHQFRFIVSAEEGDLYADLKPFVRRLMAQMEADLGTRLDWVAVDHFNTGHPHSHIMLRGKDDRGANLVIAREYIAHGLRARASEIATLDLGPRTQLEIETRMRHDIGAERLIDADRELLREADTNLVVAARHGDPFVQSLRAGRLQKLGALGLADEVAPGQWRLAKDMRATLTRMGERGDIVRTMQRELSARARGIAPADRVIHGADAPLAEALVGRVVMRGLADEFADRHFLIVDGLDGRSHYVAIGKGDAVGPLPDNGIVRIVPAAQGPRAVDRTIAAIAADNGGRYDEAAHLRHEPGASAAYIETHVRRLEAMRRQGGAVERAKDGSWTIARDHLARAAAHEARAAKDRPVAAEILSPVPVDKLIRAEAVTWLERGAEDSVRASGRDKGFGREVRTAIALRRQWLIEQELADAAGDGIAFRKGALAALQRRELLRLARGLARELGKEFAETANGERVEGRLVRRIDGAGSRYGVVEKAREFTLVPWKPLLDRHVGKDVAGIVREGGVSWTIGRGRGGPQIS; from the coding sequence GTGAGCGGCGAGGACGAGTTCGAACCGCGGCTCGGCAAGATGCGCGCGACGCGCGGCCGGCGGGCCAGCAAATATCTCGGACGAATTCTCTCGGCCGGCGCGGTGGTGGCGAGCGCGACGGCGACGCGCCGCGCGCGCTTCGACGGCAGCCGGATCGGGCGCGGCGCTGCGACCGGAAGGCTGCTCGCATCGCGCCGCGCCGGCACGCGAAATGCCGCGCGGCGCGTGATCGTGAAGTGCCGTCTTGTTCGCCTCGGGGGAAAGGGACTCGCTGCCGCCGGCGCGCACCTCAAATATATTCAGCGCGACGGGGTGACGCGTGAGGGCCAGCCCGGCGAATTATATTCGGCCGTGGAGGATATAGCCGACGGCAAATCCTTTATCGAGCGCGGCGCCGGAGACCGGCACCAGTTCCGTTTCATCGTGTCGGCCGAGGAGGGCGATCTCTATGCCGACCTCAAGCCATTCGTCCGGCGGCTAATGGCGCAGATGGAAGCCGATCTCGGGACGCGGCTCGACTGGGTCGCGGTCGACCATTTCAACACGGGCCATCCGCACAGCCATATCATGCTGCGCGGCAAGGATGATCGCGGCGCGAATCTCGTCATCGCCCGCGAATATATCGCGCATGGCTTGCGGGCGCGCGCGAGCGAGATCGCGACTCTCGACCTCGGGCCGAGGACGCAGCTCGAAATCGAGACGCGGATGCGCCACGATATCGGCGCCGAGCGGCTCATCGATGCCGACCGCGAGCTGCTCCGCGAAGCCGATACCAACCTTGTCGTCGCGGCGCGGCACGGCGACCCCTTCGTCCAGTCGCTCCGCGCCGGCCGCTTGCAAAAACTCGGGGCCTTGGGTCTCGCCGACGAGGTGGCACCCGGCCAGTGGCGGCTCGCGAAGGATATGCGGGCGACGCTGACGCGCATGGGCGAGCGCGGCGACATCGTCCGCACGATGCAGCGCGAACTCTCTGCTCGCGCCCGCGGCATCGCGCCGGCCGACCGCGTCATCCACGGCGCTGATGCGCCGCTCGCCGAGGCGCTCGTCGGCCGCGTCGTGATGCGCGGCCTTGCTGACGAGTTCGCCGACCGGCATTTCCTGATTGTCGATGGCCTCGACGGTCGCAGCCATTATGTCGCAATCGGGAAGGGGGATGCCGTCGGGCCCTTGCCCGACAATGGCATCGTGCGGATCGTCCCGGCGGCGCAGGGGCCGCGCGCGGTCGATCGCACGATCGCCGCGATCGCCGCAGACAATGGCGGACGATACGATGAGGCGGCCCATTTGCGGCACGAGCCAGGTGCCTCAGCGGCCTATATCGAAACCCATGTCCGGCGGCTCGAGGCGATGCGCCGCCAGGGCGGAGCGGTCGAGAGGGCGAAGGATGGCAGCTGGACAATCGCGCGCGATCATCTCGCGCGCGCTGCCGCCCACGAGGCAAGGGCCGCGAAGGATCGCCCCGTCGCGGCCGAAATCCTGTCTCCCGTACCAGTCGACAAATTGATCCGCGCCGAAGCGGTGACCTGGCTCGAGCGCGGCGCGGAAGATAGCGTCCGCGCCTCGGGGCGCGACAAGGGCTTCGGCCGCGAGGTCCGCACCGCAATCGCGCTCCGCCGGCAATGGCTGATTGAGCAGGAATTAGCCGATGCGGCGGGCGATGGGATTGCTTTCCGGAAAGGCGCGCTGGCGGCGCTCCAGCGCCGCGAATTGCTCCGGCTTGCCCGAGGCCTTGCCCGCGAGCTTGGCAAGGAGTTTGCCGAGACCGCGAACGGCGAGCGGGTCGAGGGAAGGCTCGTGCGCCGGATCGATGGCGCGGGCAGCCGATATGGCGTCGTCGAAAAGGCCAGGGAATTTACCCTTGTGCCCTGGAAACCGTTGCTCGACCGGCATGTCGGGAAGGACGTCGCCGGCATCGTGCGCGAAGGCGGCGTCAGCTGGACGATCGGCCGGGGTCGGGGAGGGCCGCAGATTTCATGA